A single region of the Salvia miltiorrhiza cultivar Shanhuang (shh) chromosome 8, IMPLAD_Smil_shh, whole genome shotgun sequence genome encodes:
- the LOC130998528 gene encoding proline-rich receptor-like protein kinase PERK14 translates to MPSHIETAMQRWFREYIPDEDDTLGELLAHYHRRWRRAIPYGIDGAEAITLLIPLLPPLWRDWATSLVPQYVDTTWLEGIRYGDLSGFIATLSHRYFAHGDPPSPPYGELEGPAQGRELVVVPPPLEEPILMAPLPPADPISVSLESDDPEPMVFEPYSPGIERDPYAFVSLIPSPSADFPPWDLTPATTPLPLPPVESTQPIDSTESETQHVPSDPYPRVAPLPELGTLAFQTYMHPILYSPYRDAQEGGSRPARSDIDESDYDSPY, encoded by the exons ATGCCGAGTCATATCGAGACagcgatgcagcgatggttcagggagtatatcccggacgaggatgacaccttgggtGAACTTCTGGCACACTATCACCGACGATGGAGGAGGGCTATTCCCTATGGGATCGATGGCGCGGAGGCCATTACGCTTTTGATTCCACTACTGCCACCTTTGTGGCGAGACTGGGCGACATCTTTAGTGCCCCAGTACGTAGATACTACCTGGTTGGAGGGCATCAGGTACGGAGACCTTAGTGGCTTCATCGCGACGCTGAGCCACCGTTATTTTGCTCATGGCGATCCGCCTTCACCACCGTATGGAGAGcttgagggaccagcccagggaagggagctagttgttgtgccTCCACCTCTCGAGGAGCCGATTCTGATGGCacctctacccccagctgatccgatttCAGTTTCTCTCGAGTCCGATGATCCAGAGCCGATGGTTTTCGAGCCGTACTCACCTGGGATTGAGCGTGATCCGTATGCGTTTGTATCACTTATTCCTTCTCCCAGTGCTGATTTCCCGCCTTGGGATTTGACACCGGCGACGACACCGTTGCCATTGCCACCTGTTGAGTCGACACAGCCGATTGATTCTACTGAGTCTGAGACGCAGCATGTTCCTTCCGAtccatatccgagggttgccccgctGCCTGAGCTTGGCACTTTGGCCTTTCAGACGTACATGCACCCGATTCTATATTCACCGTACCGAGACGCtcaggagggaggatctcggccGGCACGCTCcgata TCGATGAGTCAGATTATGACAGCCCGTATTGA